In Cellvibrio polysaccharolyticus, a genomic segment contains:
- a CDS encoding polysaccharide biosynthesis protein: MLKALLEAPRSTKRVISLCYDTVAITLAYYAATCMRLGNFSIPFTERELTALSITIVVSLFIFIRMGMYRAILRYMTLPTLLTIAICVCLSGLVLALAGFFTHSRIPRSVPFIYITTAILLIGAPRLLMRNIILLLNQPGLLGKEMILIYGAGYTGHQLALALPPNQYHIAGFIDDNPALHGTVLANKKVYSPEMVVSLKAQGITKVLLALGDAPKSRRAQVIKRLESLLISVQTVPAIDDLISGKASIDHIRDIEIEDLLGRDPVQPNLDLLHAGITRKVVMVTGAGGSIGSELCRQILQQLPSTLVLFELNEYSLYQIEQELSLEIALHDLPVQLVSLLGSVQKEHRLETIMRTYGVQTIYHAAAYKHVPLVEQNIVEGVRNNVFGTWYCAEAAIRAKVESFVLISTDKAVRSTNVMGASKRMAELVLQGLSQRQNTTRFTMVRFGNVLGSSGSVVPLFRQQIKNGGPVTVTHPEITRYFMTIPEAAELVIQAGSMGQGGDVFVLDMGEPVKIIDLATRMIHLSGLEVRDDANPEGDIEIECTGLRPGEKLYEELLIGDNVTGTDHVRIMRAEEHHLTWPETRQILDELDKACHHWRCDEVKDLLIQAPTEFHSTEPLCDSVWLRKQHAMKKVVSIVQ; this comes from the coding sequence ATGCTGAAGGCCTTACTGGAGGCGCCCCGCTCAACCAAACGGGTAATTTCTCTCTGTTACGACACAGTTGCCATCACCCTGGCTTATTACGCGGCGACTTGCATGCGGCTGGGGAACTTCAGCATTCCGTTTACCGAGCGGGAGCTGACAGCACTGTCGATTACCATTGTGGTGAGCCTGTTTATTTTTATCCGCATGGGCATGTATCGCGCCATCCTGCGCTACATGACACTGCCCACCCTGCTAACCATCGCTATTTGCGTTTGCCTTTCAGGGTTGGTGCTGGCGTTGGCCGGCTTTTTTACCCACTCCCGAATACCTCGCTCGGTGCCCTTTATTTACATTACCACCGCCATTCTGCTGATAGGGGCACCGCGCCTTTTGATGCGTAACATTATCTTGCTTCTTAATCAGCCCGGGCTGCTGGGCAAAGAGATGATTCTGATTTATGGGGCAGGCTATACCGGCCACCAATTGGCGCTGGCACTGCCGCCCAACCAATACCATATCGCCGGGTTTATTGATGATAACCCTGCCTTGCATGGCACGGTGCTCGCCAACAAAAAAGTTTACTCGCCCGAGATGGTCGTTTCCCTGAAAGCCCAGGGAATCACCAAAGTGCTGCTGGCCTTGGGTGACGCGCCCAAGTCGCGTCGGGCACAGGTTATCAAGCGGCTTGAATCCCTGCTGATCTCCGTACAAACGGTGCCGGCAATTGATGATTTGATCAGCGGCAAGGCAAGTATTGATCATATTCGGGACATTGAAATTGAAGACCTGCTGGGAAGAGATCCGGTACAGCCCAACCTCGATTTATTGCACGCCGGAATTACGCGCAAAGTGGTCATGGTAACCGGTGCTGGCGGCTCCATAGGCAGCGAGCTTTGCAGACAAATACTGCAACAACTGCCATCCACTCTGGTTCTGTTTGAATTGAATGAATACAGCTTGTATCAGATTGAACAGGAATTATCTCTGGAGATAGCTCTGCATGATTTACCGGTACAGCTGGTCAGCCTGCTTGGCTCCGTACAAAAAGAGCACCGTCTTGAAACCATTATGCGCACCTACGGCGTTCAGACCATTTACCACGCCGCCGCCTACAAGCATGTGCCACTGGTTGAGCAAAATATCGTGGAAGGCGTACGCAACAATGTATTTGGAACATGGTATTGCGCAGAAGCGGCTATCAGGGCCAAAGTCGAGTCTTTCGTGCTGATTTCGACCGATAAGGCGGTTCGCTCTACCAATGTCATGGGTGCCTCAAAACGCATGGCAGAACTGGTCTTACAAGGATTATCCCAACGCCAGAACACCACGCGTTTTACCATGGTTCGTTTTGGTAACGTTCTGGGTTCATCCGGCTCAGTGGTGCCGTTATTCAGACAGCAAATTAAAAATGGCGGGCCGGTAACAGTAACTCATCCCGAAATCACTCGTTACTTCATGACCATTCCCGAAGCGGCAGAGCTGGTTATTCAGGCTGGCTCGATGGGCCAGGGAGGCGATGTTTTTGTACTTGATATGGGCGAACCGGTGAAAATCATCGATCTTGCTACCCGCATGATTCACTTGTCAGGGCTTGAAGTAAGAGATGATGCCAACCCGGAAGGAGATATCGAAATTGAATGTACCGGCTTGCGTCCCGGCGAAAAGCTTTATGAAGAATTATTGATTGGCGACAATGTGACCGGCACAGACCATGTGCGGATTATGCGGGCTGAAGAGCATCACTTGACCTGGCCGGAAACCCGACAAATATTGGACGAGCTGGATAAGGCCTGCCATCACTGGCGCTGTGATGAAGTGAAAGATCTGCTGATTCAAGCCCCGACAGAATTCCATTCGACTGAACCCTTGTGCGATTCCGTTTGGTTAAGAAAACAACACGCCATGAAAAAAGTGGTATCCATCGTTCAATAG
- a CDS encoding UDP-glucose 4-epimerase family protein, translating to MNILLTGSGGFIGSAILRHARNLKHINFRPVYRIRKGGRKGGQNIHPAAVFMPDFTSTPDWGAAMADIDVVIHAAAHVHVLSDDINNATSIYRKVNFDASLNLARQAAGAGVKRFIFISTVKVNGEKTEPGKHFSSLDTPSPSGSYARSKMEAEEALLRLAKETGMEVVIIRPVLVYGPGVKANFHNMMLWLNKGLPLPFGAINNKRSLVSLDNLVDFIFTCVEHPAAANEIFMVSDGEDLSTTQLLKKMSMALGRPARLIPLPQWMVKGLATLFGKKHLAQRLCDSLQVDITKNYQLLGWRPNGPVGMALQQTADHFLENQ from the coding sequence ATGAATATTTTATTAACAGGAAGTGGCGGATTTATCGGTAGTGCAATTTTGCGTCATGCACGTAATTTAAAGCATATCAATTTTCGTCCGGTTTACCGTATCCGAAAGGGTGGCAGGAAAGGCGGCCAGAATATTCACCCGGCAGCTGTTTTTATGCCGGATTTTACCAGCACGCCTGACTGGGGCGCCGCCATGGCAGACATTGATGTGGTGATCCATGCTGCTGCGCATGTCCACGTCTTAAGTGACGATATCAACAATGCAACTTCCATCTATCGCAAAGTTAATTTTGATGCGTCCTTGAATCTTGCCCGGCAAGCTGCTGGCGCGGGCGTCAAGCGGTTCATCTTTATCAGTACAGTAAAGGTTAACGGTGAGAAAACCGAGCCGGGGAAACACTTCTCATCCCTGGACACGCCTTCGCCTTCAGGTTCTTATGCCCGGTCAAAAATGGAAGCCGAAGAGGCATTGTTGCGACTCGCTAAAGAGACGGGTATGGAAGTTGTTATCATCCGGCCGGTTCTGGTGTATGGCCCGGGTGTGAAAGCAAATTTTCATAATATGATGCTTTGGTTGAATAAAGGGCTCCCTTTGCCATTCGGCGCGATTAACAATAAAAGAAGTTTGGTTTCTCTGGATAATCTGGTGGACTTTATTTTTACCTGCGTCGAACATCCGGCGGCGGCCAACGAAATTTTTATGGTCAGCGACGGGGAAGATTTATCCACTACGCAGTTGTTGAAAAAAATGAGCATGGCGCTTGGCCGTCCTGCAAGGTTGATTCCGCTGCCTCAGTGGATGGTAAAGGGGTTGGCGACTTTATTCGGCAAGAAACATCTGGCGCAACGCTTGTGTGATTCCCTCCAGGTCGATATTACGAAAAATTATCAGCTGCTTGGGTGGCGGCCAAATGGCCCGGTCGGCATGGCGCTACAGCAGACTGCGGATCATTTTCTGGAAAATCAATAA
- the ilvC gene encoding ketol-acid reductoisomerase, producing MHVYYDKDCDLSIIQSKKVAIIGYGSQGHAHACNLKDSGVDVVVGLRAGSATVKKAEAHGLKVADVATAVASADLVMILTPDEFQSKLYKEEIEPNIKKGAALAFAHGFAVHYNQVVPRADLDVIMIAPKAPGHTVRSEFVRGGGIPDLIAIYQDASGKAKDLALSYASGVGGGRTGIIETTFKDETETDLFGEQAVLCGGAVELVKAGFETLVEAGYAPEMAYFECLHELKLIVDLMFEGGIANMNYSISNNAEYGEYVTGPEVINEESRKAMRNALKRIQNGEYAKMFIAEGAGNYPSMTAYRRNNAAHGIEVVGEKLRTMMPWIAANKIVDKAKN from the coding sequence ATGCACGTTTATTACGATAAAGATTGTGATCTTTCCATTATTCAGTCCAAAAAAGTTGCCATCATCGGCTACGGTTCACAAGGTCATGCTCATGCGTGCAACCTGAAAGATTCCGGTGTTGATGTGGTGGTTGGTCTGCGTGCAGGCTCTGCTACTGTAAAGAAAGCTGAAGCTCATGGTCTGAAAGTTGCCGACGTTGCAACGGCAGTAGCTTCTGCTGATCTGGTTATGATTCTGACCCCGGATGAATTCCAGTCCAAGCTGTATAAAGAAGAAATCGAGCCGAACATCAAGAAAGGCGCTGCGCTGGCATTTGCTCACGGCTTTGCTGTGCATTACAACCAGGTTGTTCCGCGTGCCGATCTTGACGTCATCATGATCGCGCCAAAAGCGCCTGGTCACACTGTGCGCTCAGAGTTCGTGCGTGGCGGCGGTATTCCTGATCTGATTGCTATCTATCAGGATGCTTCCGGTAAGGCGAAAGATCTGGCGCTGTCTTACGCTTCAGGCGTAGGCGGCGGTCGTACCGGTATCATCGAAACCACTTTTAAAGACGAAACTGAAACCGACCTGTTCGGCGAGCAGGCAGTGCTGTGTGGTGGTGCGGTAGAACTGGTAAAAGCGGGTTTTGAAACTCTGGTTGAAGCTGGTTATGCACCAGAGATGGCCTATTTTGAGTGTCTGCACGAGCTGAAGTTGATCGTTGACCTGATGTTCGAAGGCGGTATCGCCAACATGAACTACTCCATCTCCAACAATGCGGAGTATGGTGAGTACGTAACCGGTCCGGAAGTTATCAACGAAGAGTCGCGCAAAGCTATGCGCAATGCGCTGAAGCGTATTCAGAATGGCGAATACGCAAAAATGTTTATCGCTGAAGGTGCTGGCAACTATCCGTCAATGACTGCTTATCGTCGTAACAATGCAGCGCATGGTATCGAAGTGGTAGGTGAGAAGCTGCGTACCATGATGCCGTGGATTGCAGCAAACAAGATTGTGGATAAAGCTAAAAACTGA
- a CDS encoding MraY family glycosyltransferase produces the protein MLFFLLSAFSLSFLLTIFIRKYAISNQVVDVPNERSSHTIPTPRGGGVAIVVSFLLLLVIAGTTGYVETRQWLGFCIAGVLVATLGFFDDHQHIAAGWRFLGHLCSAIVLVVSLGGFPPLEFFGVVVDLSLVGGVLACIGLVWLLNLYNFMDGIDGIASIEAVSVCLAGAVIAYLVGYSHGIIMPLLLAVAVAGFLIWNFPPAKIFMGDAGSGFLGLMIGGILVQAAWFSQDLFWCWLILLGVFVVDATLTLFVRLARGEKIYQAHRSHAYQSASRHYQSHKRVSLAVLAINLFWLLPMALGVVFQLLDGALALLIAYAPLAVLAWHFRAGQKEVV, from the coding sequence ATGCTTTTTTTTCTTCTGTCGGCTTTTTCGCTTTCTTTTTTGCTTACCATCTTTATCCGCAAGTACGCTATTTCCAACCAGGTTGTTGATGTTCCCAATGAACGCAGTTCGCATACGATACCAACCCCTCGTGGGGGTGGCGTAGCGATTGTTGTTTCATTTTTATTGCTTCTCGTCATCGCTGGCACAACAGGCTACGTCGAAACCCGACAATGGTTAGGGTTTTGTATCGCCGGGGTACTGGTGGCAACGCTGGGTTTTTTCGATGACCATCAACATATTGCTGCTGGTTGGCGCTTTCTGGGTCATCTGTGCAGTGCAATTGTGTTGGTGGTAAGTCTTGGCGGTTTCCCACCTCTGGAATTTTTTGGGGTAGTAGTTGATTTGTCGCTGGTGGGTGGTGTGTTGGCATGCATTGGTCTGGTGTGGCTTTTAAATCTCTACAATTTTATGGACGGCATTGACGGTATCGCCAGTATCGAGGCAGTTTCGGTATGTCTTGCGGGGGCTGTGATTGCTTATCTGGTTGGCTATAGTCACGGAATAATAATGCCTCTGTTGCTGGCTGTGGCTGTGGCCGGTTTCCTGATATGGAATTTCCCGCCGGCTAAAATTTTTATGGGCGATGCAGGGAGCGGATTTTTGGGGTTGATGATAGGCGGCATCCTGGTACAGGCTGCCTGGTTTTCGCAGGATTTGTTCTGGTGCTGGCTCATTTTACTGGGAGTGTTTGTGGTGGATGCAACACTGACCTTGTTTGTCAGGTTGGCTCGCGGTGAAAAAATCTACCAGGCTCATCGAAGTCATGCTTATCAGTCGGCGTCCCGTCACTACCAATCGCACAAAAGAGTTTCGTTGGCCGTGCTGGCAATTAATCTTTTCTGGTTGCTACCAATGGCGTTAGGCGTGGTGTTTCAGCTGCTGGATGGGGCGCTTGCGTTGTTAATTGCCTACGCTCCCCTTGCGGTGCTTGCCTGGCATTTTCGTGCAGGGCAGAAGGAGGTTGTTTAA
- the ilvY gene encoding HTH-type transcriptional activator IlvY encodes MDINKLKLFCTLATTLHFGNTARLCHASPSTISRRIKQLEDELGKTLFERDNRSVALTGDGQNFLLFAKEILQQWELYQQSLHADANQLTGQLSIYCSVTASYSFLFDILTRFRSHYPGIALKIHTGDPAPAIERVLAGNEDIAIAAKPHKLPAGLGFKTIARSPLIFITARNSETFAPPIVAPAGKESTQRYWADIPMIISEEGISRERIDRWFKRQQINPNIYAEVKGHEAIVSMVSLGFGIGVLPRIVLENSPLAEKVTPFHLQPDLGPYELGVCVMEKRLKSPIVEAFWQQLADHT; translated from the coding sequence ATGGATATCAACAAGCTCAAACTATTCTGCACTCTCGCCACTACGCTGCACTTTGGCAATACCGCCAGGCTTTGTCATGCCAGCCCCTCCACCATCAGCAGACGCATCAAACAACTAGAAGATGAGTTGGGCAAAACGCTGTTTGAGCGGGATAATAGATCAGTGGCACTTACCGGAGATGGCCAGAATTTTCTCTTGTTTGCCAAAGAGATATTGCAACAATGGGAGCTTTACCAGCAATCCTTGCATGCCGACGCCAATCAACTGACCGGCCAGCTCAGCATTTATTGCTCGGTCACTGCAAGCTACAGCTTTCTATTTGATATTCTTACGCGTTTTCGCAGCCACTACCCGGGCATCGCACTGAAAATTCACACCGGTGATCCGGCTCCTGCTATCGAGCGGGTACTGGCAGGCAATGAAGATATTGCGATTGCCGCAAAACCGCACAAACTCCCAGCGGGATTAGGCTTTAAAACGATTGCCAGATCCCCCCTCATATTTATTACCGCCAGAAACAGCGAAACGTTTGCACCGCCAATCGTTGCTCCCGCTGGCAAAGAGAGCACCCAGCGCTACTGGGCCGATATTCCCATGATCATTTCAGAGGAAGGCATCTCCCGCGAACGCATTGATCGCTGGTTTAAACGCCAGCAAATTAACCCTAACATTTATGCTGAAGTAAAAGGGCACGAAGCCATCGTTAGCATGGTTAGCCTGGGGTTTGGCATTGGAGTACTGCCCAGAATTGTGCTGGAAAACAGCCCACTGGCAGAAAAGGTAACGCCTTTCCACTTGCAGCCCGACCTTGGCCCCTACGAGCTCGGCGTTTGCGTCATGGAAAAACGCCTGAAAAGCCCTATTGTGGAGGCCTTCTGGCAACAATTGGCCGATCACACCTGA